A single Micromonospora luteifusca DNA region contains:
- a CDS encoding beta-N-acetylglucosaminidase domain-containing protein yields MARILPAPQRVEPRPESVVLSATVDVVAGAAVDSAARDSLVDVLHARGVTARVVGSAEMSTTRPLIILGGPNETSASGTALSALDVQGPAGLPGEGYVLAAGHDRLGRPRIVLAGVDGAGTFYAVQSLRQLLVSKGSRVAVNGVAVRDWPGYQVRGGMESFYGPVWSQEDRRSQIEFLARHKMNQFFYGPADDLRTGSLWDSRYDEAELGRLKEIVDLAASRHVDFVYRISPEAPMAPGQGICHVRDADRAKLLARLTQLWEIGVRNYVIAWDDVSGNFACQEDRDAYQGDPSPLAAAQAGVTNLVQREFIKKRPGASRLVVVPTEYWGMTPSPYKSRFDELVSTEVDLYWTGPEVVSPSITEDDLRAAQKAWPRHRIMIWDNYPVNDYSPNRLLLGPLVNRDAGMAANVVGISFNELVQHQEASQIPLGTQADYAWNPVAYDAERSWTRTLQIVGGDAYEELRLFAENNKASALDNIARPQFAALIERLIADYSAGRAVEAQLDQLDRELRRLEALPTTLRARLDNPLLLQQIGPWLDRVGATGQAGRAALGILREQDRGNGEAAWRARREQARNRDILDRTWHQISPGPVDDLLNFAAAQSDGYLGDRWYGDLGTPTGLPAAVEGAALGNVTDRRDDTAYVAAGKPQDGDAITVPITKPHRLSAVTVVQDATAPADGVIQALVDGAWVDLGPLAEGFTKVPAADLAASAVRIRWASGSVVPRIYEIVPRYSDVFSGTVSVDPPGSLIAPGKTKRFQVAFEVFADHQIRGQVTGTGPDGWNIDPATQVFRAQPGGRTIVASVPVEVTVPAGAKPGRYQVTVAFNEDGAPPVNVSLPILVGEQSYPNLVTGADPAGYWRLGDPAGSSTAVDSSASGQDGTYLAGAHPGIEGAITGDRAASLSAGYIEAPRTPRTDLKGAFTLEAWVKLGTLAPAPGQAVIESYAGPAVNGYALRVTDGVLQAWSLGAAGQGYGLVTGRTRLTAKEWHHVAAVFDGSRLTVYLDGVADNSVATSVSPGTGTASVKLGGRGDDTSQRLQGDLDEAAIYDRALTSAELETHYLAGLG; encoded by the coding sequence GTGGCGCGCATTCTCCCAGCGCCGCAGCGGGTAGAGCCGCGCCCGGAATCTGTTGTCCTGTCCGCCACCGTCGACGTCGTCGCGGGTGCGGCCGTGGATTCGGCGGCCCGGGACTCGCTCGTGGACGTGCTCCACGCGCGTGGAGTCACCGCCCGGGTCGTCGGCAGCGCGGAAATGTCGACGACGCGTCCGTTGATCATCCTCGGCGGTCCGAACGAGACGTCGGCAAGCGGCACCGCACTGAGTGCTCTCGACGTACAAGGGCCGGCGGGGTTGCCCGGTGAGGGGTACGTGCTGGCGGCCGGGCACGATCGGCTTGGGCGACCGCGGATCGTCCTCGCGGGTGTGGACGGCGCTGGCACCTTCTACGCCGTTCAGTCATTGCGTCAGTTGCTCGTGTCGAAGGGCTCCCGGGTGGCCGTCAACGGTGTGGCGGTGCGCGACTGGCCGGGTTACCAGGTTCGTGGGGGGATGGAGTCCTTCTACGGACCGGTGTGGTCGCAGGAGGATCGGCGCTCGCAGATCGAGTTCCTGGCCCGGCACAAGATGAACCAGTTCTTCTACGGACCGGCGGACGACCTGCGTACCGGATCGCTCTGGGACTCCCGGTACGACGAGGCGGAGCTGGGCCGGCTGAAGGAGATCGTCGACCTGGCGGCGTCCCGTCATGTCGACTTTGTGTACCGGATCTCGCCGGAGGCGCCCATGGCACCTGGCCAAGGGATCTGCCACGTACGCGACGCCGACCGGGCCAAGCTGCTGGCCCGCCTGACGCAGTTGTGGGAGATCGGGGTCCGCAACTACGTCATCGCCTGGGATGACGTCTCCGGCAACTTCGCGTGCCAGGAGGACCGGGACGCCTACCAGGGCGATCCGTCGCCACTCGCGGCCGCCCAGGCCGGGGTCACCAACCTGGTCCAGCGCGAGTTCATCAAGAAGCGGCCCGGCGCCAGCCGCCTGGTGGTCGTGCCGACGGAGTACTGGGGCATGACGCCCTCGCCGTACAAGAGCCGGTTCGACGAGTTGGTGAGCACCGAGGTCGACCTCTACTGGACGGGCCCGGAGGTGGTCTCGCCGAGCATCACCGAGGACGACCTCCGGGCCGCTCAGAAGGCCTGGCCGCGGCACCGGATCATGATCTGGGACAACTACCCGGTCAACGACTACAGCCCCAACCGGCTGCTGTTGGGTCCACTGGTGAACCGTGACGCCGGCATGGCGGCCAACGTTGTCGGCATCTCGTTCAACGAACTCGTCCAGCATCAGGAAGCCTCGCAGATCCCACTCGGCACCCAGGCCGACTACGCCTGGAACCCCGTGGCCTACGACGCGGAACGCTCGTGGACGCGGACCCTTCAGATCGTCGGCGGCGACGCGTACGAGGAACTGCGGCTCTTCGCGGAGAACAACAAGGCCAGCGCCCTGGACAACATCGCACGGCCGCAGTTCGCCGCTCTCATCGAACGGCTCATCGCCGACTACTCGGCGGGCCGAGCGGTGGAAGCCCAACTTGACCAGCTCGACCGCGAGCTGCGCCGTCTGGAGGCGCTCCCGACCACACTTCGGGCGCGGCTCGACAACCCGCTGCTGCTCCAGCAGATCGGGCCCTGGCTGGACCGGGTGGGCGCCACCGGCCAGGCAGGTCGGGCTGCCCTGGGCATCCTGCGGGAGCAGGACCGGGGGAACGGCGAAGCTGCCTGGCGGGCCCGGCGGGAGCAGGCGCGTAACCGCGACATCCTCGACCGGACGTGGCACCAGATCAGTCCTGGCCCGGTCGACGATCTCCTCAACTTCGCGGCCGCGCAGAGCGACGGCTACCTCGGTGACCGCTGGTACGGTGACCTCGGAACCCCCACGGGCCTACCGGCTGCCGTCGAGGGGGCCGCGCTGGGCAACGTGACCGACCGGCGCGACGACACGGCCTACGTCGCGGCTGGCAAGCCGCAGGATGGCGATGCGATCACGGTACCGATCACCAAACCGCACCGGCTGTCGGCGGTGACCGTGGTGCAGGACGCGACCGCCCCCGCCGACGGAGTGATCCAGGCACTGGTCGACGGCGCCTGGGTGGATCTCGGACCGCTCGCTGAGGGCTTCACGAAGGTGCCGGCGGCGGACCTGGCGGCCAGCGCGGTCCGGATCCGGTGGGCGTCGGGCAGCGTGGTCCCGCGCATCTACGAGATCGTCCCGCGCTACTCCGACGTGTTCAGCGGTACCGTCTCGGTCGATCCGCCGGGGTCGCTCATCGCGCCCGGCAAGACGAAGCGGTTCCAGGTCGCCTTCGAGGTGTTCGCGGATCACCAGATCCGTGGACAGGTGACCGGAACCGGCCCAGACGGCTGGAACATCGACCCGGCGACGCAGGTGTTCCGGGCCCAGCCGGGTGGCCGGACCATCGTCGCGAGCGTGCCGGTGGAGGTGACCGTCCCGGCTGGCGCGAAGCCAGGGCGCTACCAGGTCACGGTGGCCTTCAACGAGGACGGCGCGCCACCGGTGAACGTGTCGCTGCCCATCCTGGTCGGGGAGCAGAGCTACCCGAATCTCGTGACCGGCGCGGACCCGGCCGGCTACTGGAGGCTCGGCGACCCGGCCGGCTCCAGTACCGCCGTGGACAGCTCCGCCAGCGGGCAAGACGGGACCTACCTGGCCGGCGCCCATCCGGGCATCGAGGGTGCGATCACCGGTGACCGGGCAGCAAGCCTCTCCGCCGGCTACATCGAGGCGCCACGAACCCCGCGGACCGACCTCAAGGGTGCTTTCACGCTGGAGGCCTGGGTGAAGCTCGGCACGCTCGCCCCCGCGCCGGGGCAGGCGGTCATCGAGAGTTACGCCGGGCCGGCGGTCAACGGGTACGCCCTGCGGGTGACCGACGGCGTCCTGCAGGCGTGGTCGCTCGGCGCGGCCGGGCAGGGGTACGGCCTCGTGACCGGCCGTACCCGGCTGACGGCGAAGGAGTGGCACCACGTCGCCGCCGTCTTCGACGGCTCGCGACTGACCGTGTACCTCGACGGTGTCGCGGACAACAGCGTCGCGACGTCGGTGTCGCCAGGCACCGGTACGGCGAGCGTCAAGCTCGGTGGCCGCGGGGACGACACCTCCCAGCGGCTGCAGGGTGACCTGGACGAGGCTGCGATCTACGACCGTGCCCTGACCTCGGCCGAACTCGAAACGCACTACCTCGCCGGTCTCGGCTGA
- a CDS encoding GntR family transcriptional regulator, whose product MPRTRHEPSDGALEFLPAEHSGSKGEHIRDVLTAMVLNSRDGALLPSERVLAERFGVARMTVRGSIDALESKGMVRRVPGRGTFVQHPTLTHSEIFRSFSEDMRMRGMTPGARSYHARTRPASRLVAANLDITPGDPTHYIERIRTADGIPMALERTNLSAARFPSLLKVMERDDSLYEVLSRVFGVRLESARQTVTIARLTDTEAKRLDVAGDAAAFLIERISVDNMGKVVEYGRSLYRGDRYAIRMHVSPPSQEG is encoded by the coding sequence GTGCCAAGGACGCGACACGAGCCGAGCGACGGGGCGCTTGAGTTTCTGCCGGCGGAGCACAGCGGCAGCAAGGGCGAGCACATCAGGGACGTCCTCACCGCCATGGTCCTGAACTCGCGGGACGGTGCGCTGCTCCCATCGGAACGGGTCCTCGCCGAACGGTTCGGAGTCGCCCGGATGACCGTCCGGGGCTCCATCGACGCGCTGGAGTCAAAGGGAATGGTGCGGCGGGTGCCCGGGCGTGGGACCTTCGTGCAGCATCCCACGCTGACCCACTCGGAGATCTTCCGCTCGTTCAGCGAGGACATGCGGATGCGCGGCATGACACCGGGTGCCAGGTCGTACCACGCCCGCACCCGCCCGGCCAGCCGCCTGGTCGCCGCCAACCTCGACATCACCCCGGGCGACCCAACCCACTACATCGAGCGGATCCGTACGGCGGACGGCATCCCAATGGCGCTGGAGCGGACGAACCTCTCCGCGGCACGGTTCCCCAGCCTGCTGAAGGTGATGGAGCGCGACGACTCGCTGTACGAGGTTCTGAGCCGCGTCTTCGGGGTGCGGCTGGAATCGGCGCGGCAGACCGTCACCATCGCCCGGCTGACCGACACCGAGGCAAAACGGCTCGACGTCGCCGGGGACGCCGCGGCGTTCCTGATCGAGCGCATCTCGGTTGACAACATGGGAAAGGTCGTGGAGTACGGCCGGTCGCTCTACCGCGGCGACCGCTACGCCATCCGGATGCACGTCAGCCCCCCGTCTCAGGAAGGCTGA
- a CDS encoding carbohydrate ABC transporter permease, giving the protein MDTLRAAPRTASKARAESPPPRGTRQRSLLRTAGGQLILWAYAAVAFGPLLLVLIGSLRPNAEILRAPVGMPSSFDLSNYTRAWQTASISTYFVNSLVVTCASVALCVSVSAMAAYALSRWKFRGRALLAAFFLSGLMIPAKLGLLPVFYMFQSMGLIDSRIGLVLLYAASGIPFSVFVIMGFMRGLPGELEEAARIDGAHEGRLFVSIVLPLMRPALAVATVFQFAPTWNDFFYPLVLLRSGDKYTIPVGLTRFFGEFAADRGTLFAGLVIALVPLAVVFALATKQIVAGLTAGMSR; this is encoded by the coding sequence ATGGACACCCTGCGCGCCGCCCCCCGCACGGCATCGAAAGCCAGGGCCGAGTCCCCACCTCCGCGCGGCACCCGGCAGCGTTCGCTGCTCCGCACCGCCGGCGGCCAGCTCATCCTGTGGGCCTACGCCGCGGTCGCCTTCGGCCCGCTGCTGCTGGTGCTGATCGGATCGCTGCGGCCCAACGCGGAGATCCTCCGGGCACCGGTCGGGATGCCCAGCTCGTTCGACCTGAGCAACTACACCCGCGCGTGGCAGACCGCGTCGATCTCGACGTACTTCGTCAACTCGCTGGTCGTCACCTGCGCCTCGGTGGCACTGTGCGTCAGCGTGTCGGCGATGGCCGCCTACGCCCTGTCCAGGTGGAAGTTCCGGGGCCGCGCACTGCTGGCGGCGTTCTTCCTGTCCGGGTTGATGATCCCCGCGAAGCTCGGCCTGCTGCCGGTGTTCTACATGTTTCAGTCGATGGGACTGATCGACAGCCGGATCGGGTTGGTACTGCTCTACGCGGCGAGCGGCATCCCGTTCTCGGTCTTCGTGATCATGGGCTTCATGCGGGGACTGCCCGGCGAACTGGAGGAGGCCGCGCGGATCGACGGGGCACACGAGGGCCGGCTGTTCGTGTCGATCGTCCTGCCCCTGATGCGGCCGGCGCTCGCGGTGGCCACGGTCTTCCAGTTCGCGCCGACCTGGAACGACTTCTTCTATCCGTTGGTGCTGCTCCGCAGCGGGGACAAGTACACCATCCCGGTCGGGCTGACCCGGTTCTTCGGTGAGTTCGCCGCCGACCGCGGCACCCTGTTCGCCGGGCTCGTGATCGCCCTGGTGCCGCTGGCCGTGGTGTTCGCACTCGCGACCAAGCAGATCGTCGCGGGCCTGACGGCAGGGATGTCGCGTTGA
- a CDS encoding ABC transporter substrate-binding protein — protein MPRRRGVLGAAALLAFALTACAPGGGGGSDAVNLKVWGWRQEDVAAYKKIFQIYEKAHPGVKVEYLPYKNTEYDTILKTGLTDSSGPDVAQLRSYGLLQPLVGAGSLVPLDGPVDKLSGFPKQILDGARGEKDGHVYGVPFALQTLHVIYNKKIFADNGIAAPTSWADMIAGFDKLSKAGVTPLANTVTDGWMLPIEQEIFGATTYGGPDYLTKMLNGSAKFTDAPWTKSLETWKSIQKYWPAQASGVSYTDAQALFTSGRAAAFPGGVWEIAGFQKANPQLDLGIFNAPPAPGAAVDKTLVPGYVDGSFGVSAKSPHKDAALDLVRWMATEEFGRVLSTELRQISPVPGVEPQDELLAQALKDYQANPSPYVTYAYFSGGTPTAWDLASEAFSDYVLGRRNPADAAAHIQRGVDQWFRPKN, from the coding sequence ATGCCCAGAAGACGCGGTGTGTTGGGGGCGGCCGCGCTGCTCGCCTTCGCCCTTACTGCGTGCGCGCCAGGCGGCGGGGGCGGCAGCGACGCCGTCAACCTTAAGGTCTGGGGCTGGCGGCAGGAGGATGTCGCGGCGTACAAGAAGATCTTCCAGATCTACGAGAAGGCCCACCCGGGCGTCAAGGTGGAGTACCTCCCCTACAAGAACACCGAGTACGACACCATCCTCAAGACCGGCCTCACCGACTCCAGCGGCCCTGACGTCGCCCAGTTGCGCTCCTACGGGCTGCTCCAGCCGCTGGTCGGCGCCGGTAGCCTGGTGCCCCTCGACGGTCCGGTCGACAAGCTCAGCGGCTTTCCGAAGCAAATCCTCGACGGCGCGAGGGGCGAAAAGGACGGACACGTCTACGGCGTTCCGTTCGCGCTCCAGACGCTGCACGTCATCTACAACAAGAAGATCTTCGCCGACAACGGCATCGCCGCCCCCACCAGCTGGGCGGATATGATCGCGGGTTTCGACAAGCTCAGCAAGGCCGGCGTCACCCCGCTGGCGAACACCGTCACCGACGGGTGGATGCTGCCGATCGAGCAGGAAATCTTCGGCGCCACGACGTACGGCGGTCCCGACTACCTCACCAAGATGCTCAACGGCTCGGCGAAGTTCACCGACGCGCCCTGGACGAAGTCCCTCGAGACCTGGAAGAGCATTCAGAAGTACTGGCCGGCGCAGGCGTCCGGGGTGAGCTACACGGACGCGCAGGCCCTCTTCACCTCCGGCCGGGCCGCCGCGTTCCCCGGTGGGGTGTGGGAGATCGCCGGATTCCAGAAGGCCAACCCGCAGCTGGACCTGGGCATCTTCAACGCGCCTCCCGCGCCCGGCGCGGCGGTCGACAAGACGCTGGTTCCCGGTTACGTCGACGGGTCGTTCGGCGTCTCGGCGAAGTCGCCCCACAAGGACGCGGCCCTGGACCTCGTGCGGTGGATGGCGACCGAGGAGTTCGGCCGGGTCCTGTCCACCGAGCTCCGCCAGATCTCCCCGGTACCGGGCGTCGAGCCGCAGGACGAACTCCTGGCCCAGGCGCTCAAGGACTACCAGGCGAACCCGAGCCCGTATGTCACCTACGCGTACTTCTCCGGCGGCACACCCACCGCCTGGGACCTCGCCTCCGAGGCGTTCTCCGACTACGTCCTCGGTCGACGCAACCCTGCTGACGCGGCCGCACACATCCAACGAGGGGTCGATCAGTGGTTCCGGCCCAAGAACTGA
- a CDS encoding N-acetylglucosamine kinase — protein sequence MITIDGGKSELRLLLRTPTGRHLGVGPGFSYRPEEDGVGRILAAVRGAAATISLPARVAGVVAGLTGVPGEHAERRRLAVALERQFGGPAVVVEDSILAHAGALGGPGVLLCVGTGTTVLAVDADGDHARLDGWGPHLGDRGSAYALGLAGMRAATASYDQVGPATVLVERLVAALGGVDLASLQRYYRDPAMIPRTAAFARAVIDAAAQADPVAGRICVEAATALADAVRAATDRLGLSGAARRVSFSGRLLTPGNALHHALSAELGASGLPLVTPRAEPLDGGPVLLSGAAPYARLLASQESGGDA from the coding sequence ATGATCACCATCGACGGTGGCAAGTCCGAGCTTCGGCTTCTGCTCCGTACCCCAACGGGCCGCCACCTCGGTGTCGGCCCAGGCTTCTCCTACCGGCCCGAGGAGGACGGCGTCGGCCGGATCCTGGCCGCAGTTCGTGGCGCCGCGGCGACGATCTCCCTTCCCGCCCGGGTGGCGGGTGTGGTGGCCGGCCTGACCGGCGTACCGGGGGAGCACGCTGAGCGCCGACGTCTCGCCGTCGCCCTCGAGCGGCAGTTCGGCGGCCCGGCCGTGGTGGTGGAGGACAGCATCCTCGCGCACGCCGGCGCTCTCGGCGGTCCCGGCGTGCTGCTGTGTGTCGGGACCGGGACGACCGTGCTCGCGGTGGACGCCGACGGTGACCATGCCCGGCTTGACGGCTGGGGTCCCCACCTCGGTGACCGCGGCAGCGCGTACGCCCTCGGGCTGGCCGGAATGCGCGCCGCGACCGCGTCGTACGACCAGGTCGGGCCGGCGACCGTACTGGTCGAACGCCTCGTCGCGGCGCTCGGCGGCGTCGACCTGGCCTCGCTGCAGCGGTACTACCGGGACCCGGCGATGATCCCGCGTACGGCCGCCTTCGCCCGCGCGGTGATCGACGCGGCCGCCCAGGCCGACCCGGTGGCGGGCCGGATCTGCGTCGAGGCCGCGACCGCTCTCGCCGACGCGGTGCGCGCGGCAACCGATCGGCTCGGTCTCAGCGGCGCAGCCCGCCGGGTGTCCTTCAGCGGACGGCTGCTGACCCCGGGAAACGCCCTCCACCATGCACTGTCGGCCGAACTCGGGGCCAGCGGGCTGCCCCTGGTCACGCCCAGAGCGGAGCCGCTCGATGGCGGTCCGGTGCTGCTCAGCGGCGCCGCCCCCTATGCACGCCTACTGGCGAGCCAGGAATCCGGTGGCGACGCATGA
- a CDS encoding carbohydrate ABC transporter permease, whose translation MPAFALYGLFLVVPLVTAFYYGLFQWDGTRQAGFVGIGNYQEIFTRYPLRDEIPAALGHNVLFFVGTMAIQNTIGLGLALLLHRNPRGKRLFQTLFSLPYLISPLIVGYIWSLLLSPTFGPINFALRAVGLDAWARPWLGEPDLALPVLILVNAWQWIGGPMLIFGAALGGIPQELEEAAAMDGASATRAFWSIRFPLLMPAVGVITVLTFIGCFNIFDLVYALGGSDGGPGGAMDVLGLLYYRTAFQGGSNAIGESSALAMLIFVLIFGVSLALERALRRREVH comes from the coding sequence GTGCCGGCCTTCGCGCTCTACGGCCTCTTCCTCGTGGTACCGCTCGTCACCGCCTTCTACTACGGGCTGTTCCAGTGGGACGGCACTCGTCAGGCGGGGTTCGTCGGAATCGGCAACTACCAGGAGATTTTCACCCGCTATCCGTTACGCGACGAGATCCCGGCCGCGCTCGGGCACAACGTCCTCTTCTTCGTCGGCACCATGGCGATCCAAAACACCATCGGACTGGGCCTGGCGCTGCTCCTGCACCGCAATCCCCGGGGCAAGCGGCTGTTCCAGACGCTCTTCTCGCTTCCCTACCTGATCAGCCCGCTGATCGTCGGGTACATCTGGTCGCTCCTGCTGAGTCCCACCTTCGGCCCAATCAACTTCGCGCTCCGAGCGGTCGGTCTGGACGCGTGGGCGCGACCCTGGCTCGGTGAGCCCGACCTCGCGCTGCCCGTACTGATCCTGGTCAACGCCTGGCAGTGGATCGGCGGACCGATGCTCATCTTCGGCGCCGCCCTGGGCGGCATCCCGCAGGAGTTGGAGGAGGCGGCCGCAATGGACGGCGCCTCAGCGACCCGGGCGTTCTGGAGCATCCGGTTCCCGCTCCTGATGCCGGCGGTCGGCGTGATCACCGTGCTGACGTTCATCGGCTGCTTCAACATCTTCGACCTCGTCTACGCGCTGGGCGGTTCCGACGGAGGCCCCGGCGGCGCCATGGACGTGCTGGGACTGCTCTACTACCGGACCGCCTTCCAGGGCGGCAGCAACGCGATCGGAGAGTCGTCGGCGTTGGCCATGCTGATCTTCGTGCTCATCTTCGGGGTCTCCCTGGCCCTGGAGCGGGCGCTGCGCCGTCGGGAGGTCCACTAG
- a CDS encoding sugar isomerase domain-containing protein, producing the protein MPEPAYANIARTALDQVLATQLDAIEAAAGLVADAITAGGVLQAFGTGHSRIVALELAARAGGLAAVSMLAVKDLVMFGGDEPGPILDPTYERESGLAERIYHLAAPSQHDAFLIVSNSGINAAVIEMATLARKHAHPIVAVTSLAHTRSAGARSTQGPHLADLADVVIDNQAPAGDAALEINPGVRIGAVSSLTGVLIAQLLTELICGQLLRRGIDPPVHVSANLAQGDAHNRVLYERYRDQVRPIEP; encoded by the coding sequence GTGCCTGAGCCCGCCTACGCCAACATCGCCCGGACCGCACTCGACCAAGTCCTGGCAACACAACTCGACGCCATCGAGGCAGCAGCCGGGCTCGTCGCCGACGCCATCACCGCCGGAGGTGTACTACAGGCGTTCGGGACCGGCCACTCGCGAATCGTCGCCCTCGAGCTCGCGGCGCGCGCCGGCGGGCTCGCCGCCGTCAGCATGCTCGCGGTCAAGGATCTCGTGATGTTCGGTGGCGACGAACCGGGGCCGATCCTTGATCCGACGTACGAGCGCGAGTCCGGCCTGGCCGAGCGGATCTACCACCTCGCCGCGCCCTCCCAGCACGACGCCTTCCTGATCGTTTCCAACTCCGGCATCAACGCCGCCGTCATCGAGATGGCGACGCTGGCCCGCAAGCACGCGCATCCGATCGTGGCGGTCACCTCACTGGCGCACACTCGCTCGGCCGGTGCCCGTTCGACACAGGGACCGCATCTCGCTGACCTGGCGGATGTGGTCATCGACAACCAAGCCCCGGCGGGGGATGCGGCATTGGAGATCAACCCAGGAGTTCGGATAGGGGCGGTTTCGTCGCTCACCGGAGTCCTCATCGCGCAGCTGCTCACGGAACTGATATGCGGTCAGTTGCTGCGCCGCGGCATCGATCCGCCCGTCCACGTGTCCGCGAATCTCGCTCAGGGCGACGCGCACAATCGCGTCCTCTATGAGCGATACCGCGATCAGGTCCGCCCGATTGAACCCTGA